The Melopsittacus undulatus isolate bMelUnd1 chromosome 12, bMelUnd1.mat.Z, whole genome shotgun sequence genome has a segment encoding these proteins:
- the SRM gene encoding spermidine synthase, protein MTERGGRCGMTELGAAALIREGWFRETCRLWPGQAMSLQVEELLHHQRSRYQEILVFRSTTYGNVLVLDGVIQCTERDEFSYQEMIANLPLCSHPDPRKVLIIGGGDGGVLREVVKHPTVESVVQCEIDEDVIQVSKKYLPGMAVGYSSAKLTLHVGDGFEFMKQNQEAFDVIITDSSDPMGPAESLFKESYYQLMKTALREDGILCCQGECQWLHLDLIKEMRQFCKSLFPVVEYAYCTIPTYPSGQIGFMLCSKNPNTNFREPVQQLSQQQVEEMSLKYYNSDIHRAAFILPEFARKALSDV, encoded by the exons ATGACGGAGCGCGGCGGCCGGTGCGGGATGACGGAGCTCGGAGCGGCCGCGCTGATCCGCGAGGGCTGGTTCCGTGAGACGTGCCGGCTGTGGCCGGGGCAGGCCATGTCGCTGCAGGTGGAGGAGCTCCTGCACCACCAGCGCTCCCGCTACCAGGAGATCCTCGTCTTCCGCAG CACCACCTACGGCAACGTCCTGGTCCTGGACGGGGTGATCCAGTGCACGGAGCGGGACGAGTTCTCCTACCAGGAAATGATCGCCAACCTGCCCCTCTGCAGCCACCCCGACCCCCGCAAG GTGCTGATCATCGGTGGCGGCGATGGGGGAGTGCTGCGAGAGGTGGTGAAACACCCGACCGTGGAGTCCGTGGTGCAGTGCGAGATCGATGAG GATGTGATCCAGGTATCCAAGAAGTACCTCCCAGGGATGGCAGTGGGGTATTCCAGCGCAAAGCTGACCTTGCACGTAGGAGATGGTTTTGAGTTCATGAAACAAAATCAAGAAGCCTTTGATGTGATTATCACGGACTCATCTGACCCCATGG GTCCTGCAGAAAGCTTATTTAAAGAATCGTACTACCAGCTGATGAAGACAGCCCTGCGAGAAGATGGGATTCTTTGCTGCCAAG GTGAGTGCCAGTGGCTGCACCTGGATCTCATTAAGGAGATGCGTCAGTTCTGCAAGTCTCTGTTCCCTGTGGTGGAATACGCCTATTGCACCATCCCCACATATCCCAGCGGGCAGATTGGCTTCATGCTCTGCAGCAAAAACCCG aacaCGAATTTCCGGGAGCCTGTGCAGCAGCTCTCACAGCAGCAAGTAGAGGAGATGAGTCTGAAATACTACAACTCTGACATCCACCGGGCAGCTTTCATTCTGCCGGAGTTTGCACGGAAG GCCCTGAGCGACGTGTGA